The region GAATGGGCAATTGTTAATAACTCCTTTTTCTCATTATAGATTTCATAATCAAATTCTATCTTGACAGAAGTCTGGCTTTTAAAAATAGTTTTTACCGTTAATAAGTCATCATAACGTGCCGGTTTTTTATAATTCATACTTAAAGAAACCACCGGAAGCATCACCCCATTTTCTTCCATCCATTTATAGGAAACCCCAAGGTTTCTAAGCCATTCCACGCGTCCCATCTCAAAATACTGGGCATAATTCCCATGATAAACTACTCCCATTTGGTCCGTTTCAGAATAGCGTACCCTTACTGAAAATTCATGTTCTTTCATCTTAATTTTTCTATATTTAACATTAAAGCAAACGCCTTTTTACCTACTTACGA is a window of Flavobacterium acetivorans DNA encoding:
- a CDS encoding acyl-CoA thioesterase, producing MKEHEFSVRVRYSETDQMGVVYHGNYAQYFEMGRVEWLRNLGVSYKWMEENGVMLPVVSLSMNYKKPARYDDLLTVKTIFKSQTSVKIEFDYEIYNEKKELLTIAHSTLVFVDMKTGRPTLPPEYVKERLLAM